tttataaataaatattttcaataagaaaAACATACTTGACTATCAGACACTAAACAATGCGAggttttatacatgtttatatgaatattattcttgttttttctTCTAATACTATTTCCTGAAGTTAGGACAACCTCCCTTGAATcactctctatatatatatataaaatccattTAGTACATTATAATATTGTCATTTTCTTACGGTAAGAATGAACGTATATCTAGTTTGTGTAAAACAAAATTGCAGTTGTGAGCTGTGGATTTAGCGGATATAGGCTAAATCCAAGCGTTGTggaatcaaatttaatattatatcgtAAATGTTCGGGCACGCTCGGTCATTTAGATGGGACATCTCTTGCTTTTAGAACATTTCTAGGTATTTAAACGCTTATTTATTTACCTCAACAAAGTCGAACTGAAGGAGATTTTGtcagtttttctatatctctttGTAATTAGAGCTGTGGTGGTTGTGTTGTGAGTCGTGTCGGTGGCTGACTGGCGTCTTTTTAAGTATGTGTTTTTGTATGGATTGTTTAGTCACTTAAACCGGTTatgaatttgtttaattaatattaatgtttactgtgtatatgtaattattattgtctTGTATTGTatcaaaacaaactattaaaaatgagTGGAGGTGGAATGTTATACGGTGGAGACGAAATCGGTGCAATTGTTTTTGATGTGGGACACCATTCATTAAGAGTAGGTTATGCACAAGAAGATTCTCCTAAAGCTGAAATTCCAGCTGTAGTTGGAGTCAGTGAAGATGGAAATTCAACAGCAGCGATTGCCGAAAGTATGGAAGTGGACAAAAAACTAGATTCCAATATTACTtccaattcaaaatattatgtagATACTACTGTTCTCAGTGTTCCAAGGAAAGGTATGGAGATTGTCAGCTATATGAAAGATGGTGTTATAGATGACTGGGATTTGTTTGAGAAAGTGCTTGATTATACTTATGCCAAATGCATTCAATCTGAATCAGAATATCACCCAGTCTTGATGTCTGAATCACCTTGGAATCCTAGAAATAAAAGGGAAAAACTCACtgaaattatgtttgaaaaatacaatGTCCCTGCATTTTTTTTAGTTAAGAATGCTGTTCTTGCAGCATTTGCTAATGGCCGTGCAACTGGCTTAGTTGTGGATAGTGGAGCCACACATACTTCCGCAGTACCTGTCCAGGATGGGTTTGTTCTAACTCAAGCGATTGTCAAGTCACCTCTTGGTGGAGATTATATTACAATGCAATGTAAACAGTTTCTGCAGGATAATAACATTGAAGTTATCCCAACGTACATGATAGCAGGTAAAGAGCCAGTGAATGAGAAAGAGAAAGGTAATTGGACTAAGAAAAAGAACCTTCCGGAAGTTACAAATTCTTGGCATAATTATATGGTCAAGAAAGTTATTCAAGACTTTCAAAATTGTGTTCTTCAGGTTTCAGAGGCACCTTATGATGAAAATAACGTTTCATCTATGCCAGCTGTA
This Homalodisca vitripennis isolate AUS2020 chromosome 3, UT_GWSS_2.1, whole genome shotgun sequence DNA region includes the following protein-coding sequences:
- the LOC124356903 gene encoding actin-like protein 6B, whose translation is MSGGGMLYGGDEIGAIVFDVGHHSLRVGYAQEDSPKAEIPAVVGVSEDGNSTAAIAESMEVDKKLDSNITSNSKYYVDTTVLSVPRKGMEIVSYMKDGVIDDWDLFEKVLDYTYAKCIQSESEYHPVLMSESPWNPRNKREKLTEIMFEKYNVPAFFLVKNAVLAAFANGRATGLVVDSGATHTSAVPVQDGFVLTQAIVKSPLGGDYITMQCKQFLQDNNIEVIPTYMIAGKEPVNEKEKGNWTKKKNLPEVTNSWHNYMVKKVIQDFQNCVLQVSEAPYDENNVSSMPAVHYEFPHGYHQEFGVERFRIPEAMFDPSVAPVRGGIVGNTMLGVGHIVTTSVGMCDPDVRPALYGSVVVTGGNSFMQGFPERLNRDLSMRIPSSMRLKLISANGSAERRFGSWIGGSILASIGTFQQMWISSQEYEEAGKGQIDRKCP